Part of the Elusimicrobiota bacterium genome is shown below.
TGTTAACCCGATATGCGAGATACTTCAATATAAAGTATAAAAAGGTGGGACATCTATTTCAGGGACGATATAAAGCAATACTGTGTCAAAAGGAAAATTATCTTTTGGAATTAATAAGGTATATTCATCTTAATTGTATTCGGGCTGGACTTGTAAAAAGTCCTTCCCAATGGTTATGGTCAAGTCATAGAGTATATTTAGGGTTAGAGAGAAATCCTATAGTTGATGACCGGAAGGTGTTAGAATTTTTTGATAGGGATATAAATAATGCTCGTAAAAAATATGCTGAATTTATAAGGGAAGGTATCACTCTGAAATCAAGAAAAGAGTTATATCCACCTGAAAGATTTCCTGTATTGGGTAATGAAAAGTTTTTGGAGAAGATTGGGAAAGAGGAAAAGGAATTGAGGCGTCGTTTTGATGTTACTTTTCGGGTTGGATTAGAAAATTTAATAAAAGTAGTAGCTAATGTGACAGGTATACACAAAGATAAGATAAGTGGTTCTCAACAGACCCGTGAATGTTCTTTTGCTCGTGATATTTTTTCATATATCGCTCGGAATTATTGTAAGCAGAAAGTTTCCAAAATTGCTTGCTTTCTCCATCGGTCAATATCTACAATAACTATGAGTTTGCGAAGGACGGAAAGCAGATTAAACGCGAACAGCAGATATAAATCTGTAATAAAAGAAGTTACTAAAAGAATAAAAAAGTAAAAACATTGAAAATTTCAAGTCTGGCACGGTATTCGCTCGGTATTCGCCCCGAAATATTTTCAATGACCGGTGTAATCTCGCCTGCTTTATGGTGGGCTGATTATAAGATTCTGGATGAAATAGAAAAATCGCCAAAGAAAAAGATTAAACTATATCTTGATATGGGAACAAAA
Proteins encoded:
- a CDS encoding transposase; translation: MPRKPRIEYSGAFYHVISRGNNRKVIFHKRDDYKEFLKCLEITRQRYPYILYAYKLMPNHFHLLIETKGDKLSVIMQSMLTRYARYFNIKYKKVGHLFQGRYKAILCQKENYLLELIRYIHLNCIRAGLVKSPSQWLWSSHRVYLGLERNPIVDDRKVLEFFDRDINNARKKYAEFIREGITLKSRKELYPPERFPVLGNEKFLEKIGKEEKELRRRFDVTFRVGLENLIKVVANVTGIHKDKISGSQQTRECSFARDIFSYIARNYCKQKVSKIACFLHRSISTITMSLRRTESRLNANSRYKSVIKEVTKRIKK